The following proteins come from a genomic window of Sorex araneus isolate mSorAra2 chromosome 1, mSorAra2.pri, whole genome shotgun sequence:
- the LOC101550059 gene encoding LOW QUALITY PROTEIN: S-adenosylmethionine decarboxylase proenzyme 1-like (The sequence of the model RefSeq protein was modified relative to this genomic sequence to represent the inferred CDS: inserted 2 bases in 1 codon; deleted 2 bases in 1 codon) — protein MEAAHFFEGTEKLLEVWFSRQQADANQGSGDLRTIPRSEWDILLKDVQCSIISVTKTDKQEAYVLSESSMFVSKRRFILKTCGTTLLLKALVPLLKLARDYSGFDSIQSFFYSRKNFMKPSHQGYPHRNFQEEIXFLNAIFPNGAAYCMGHMNSDCWYLYTLDFPESRVISQPDQTLEILMSELDPAVMDQFYMKDSVTAKDVTRESGICDLIPGSVIDATLFNPCGYSMNGMKSDGTYWTIHITPEPEFSYVSFETNLSQTSYDDLIRKVVEVFKPGKFVTTLFLTQSSKCRSAVLSSPQKIERFKRLDCQTAMFNDYNFVFTSFAKKQQQQQR, from the exons ATGGAAGCTGCACATTTTTTCGAAGGAACCGAGAAGCTGCTGGAGGTTTGGTTCTCCCGGCAGCAAGCCGACGCAAACCAAGGATCTGGAGATCTTCGCACCATTCCAAGATCCGAATGGGACATACTTTTGAAGGATGTGCAATGTTCAATCATAAGTGTGACAAAAACTGACAAGCAGGAAGCTTATGTACTCAGTGAGAGTAGCATGTTTGTCTCCAAGAGACGTTTCATTTTGAAGACATGTGGTACCACCCTCTTGCTGAAAGCACTGGTTCCCCTGTTGAAACTTGCTAGGGACTACAGTGGGTTTGACTCAATTCAAAGCTTCTTTTATTCTCGTAAGAATTTCATGAAGCCTTCTCACCAAGGGTACCCACACCGGAATTTCCAGGAAGAAAT GTTTCTTAATGCAATTTTCCCAAATGGAGCAGCATATTGTATGGGACACATGAATTCTGACTGTTGGTACTTATATACTTTGGATTTCCCAGAGAGTCGGGTAATCAGTCAGCCAGATCAAACCCTGGAAATTCTGATGAGTGAGCTTGACCCAGCAGTTATGGACCAGTTCTACATGAAAGATAGTGTTACTGCAAAGGATGTCACTCGTGAGAGTGGAATTTGTGACCTGATACCAGGTTCTGTCATTGATGCCACACTGTTCAATCCTTGTGGGTATTCAATGAATGGAATGAAATCAGATGGAACTTATTGGACTATTCACATCACTCCAGAACCAGAATTTTCTTATGTTAGCTTTGAAACAAACTTAAGTCAGACCTCCTATGATGACCTGATTAGGAAAGTGGTGGAAGTCTTCAAGCCAGGAAAATTTGTGACCACCCTGTTTCTAACTCAGAGTTCTAAATGTCGT AGTGCAGTGCTTTCTTCGCCCCAGAAGATTGAACGTTTTAAACGTCTTGATTGCCAGACTGCTATGTTTAATGATTACAATTTTGTTTTTACCAGTTTTGCTaaaaagcagcaacaacagcagaggtga